A window from Cellulomonas sp. C5510 encodes these proteins:
- a CDS encoding SulP family inorganic anion transporter, whose product MPTPRPAAALPVVPEADAAHSVRAALRSPRRLRTEVLAGLVVALALIPEAISFSILAGVDPRVGLFSSFVMAVSLAFLGGRPAMISAATGAVALVIAPVARDHGLDYVLATVVLAGVLQVVLGVAGVARLMRFIPRSVMVGFVNALAVLILLAQLPHLVDVPWAVYPLVAAGLAIIVLLPRVTTVVPAPLVAILVLSVVVAVAGLRVPEVRDEGALPDSLPSLLWPDVPLDLETLRIIAPYALGMALVGLLESLMTAKLVDDVTDTHSDKTREAWGQGVANVLSGLFGGMGGCAMIGQTMINVKASGARTRISTFLAGAFLLVLVVGLGDVVGTIPMAALVAVMVMVSVATFDWHSVRPSTLRRMPRSETAVMLVTVAVVVATHNLAYGVVAGVLTATLLFARRVAHLTTVTRLEAPDADGARVYAVAGELFFASSNDLVYQFDYDGDPDRVVVDLSRAYVWDASTVAALDAIVTKYGRKGKSVRIVGLDEDSARRHSRLAGRLGSH is encoded by the coding sequence GTGCCCACGCCCCGCCCTGCCGCCGCGCTCCCCGTCGTCCCCGAGGCGGACGCCGCCCACTCCGTCCGGGCGGCCCTGCGCTCGCCCCGCCGCCTGCGCACGGAGGTGCTGGCGGGGCTCGTCGTCGCGCTCGCCCTGATCCCCGAGGCCATCTCGTTCTCGATCCTGGCGGGGGTCGACCCGCGCGTCGGGCTGTTCAGCTCGTTCGTCATGGCGGTGTCGCTGGCGTTCCTCGGAGGGCGCCCGGCCATGATCTCCGCCGCCACCGGTGCGGTCGCCCTGGTCATCGCGCCGGTCGCCCGCGACCACGGCCTCGACTACGTGCTGGCGACGGTGGTGCTCGCCGGGGTCCTCCAGGTGGTGCTCGGCGTGGCCGGCGTCGCGCGTCTGATGCGCTTCATCCCGCGGTCGGTGATGGTCGGGTTCGTCAACGCGCTCGCCGTGCTCATCCTCCTGGCCCAGCTCCCGCACCTCGTCGACGTGCCCTGGGCGGTGTACCCGCTGGTCGCGGCGGGCCTCGCGATCATCGTGCTGCTGCCGCGGGTCACCACCGTGGTCCCCGCCCCGCTGGTCGCGATCCTCGTGCTGTCCGTCGTGGTCGCGGTGGCCGGGCTGCGCGTGCCGGAGGTGCGCGACGAGGGCGCCCTGCCGGACAGCCTGCCGTCGCTGCTGTGGCCGGACGTCCCGCTGGACCTCGAGACGCTGCGCATCATCGCGCCGTACGCGCTCGGCATGGCGCTGGTCGGCCTGCTCGAGTCCCTGATGACCGCCAAGCTCGTGGACGACGTGACCGACACCCACTCGGACAAGACCCGGGAGGCGTGGGGCCAGGGGGTGGCGAACGTGCTGTCCGGCCTGTTCGGGGGCATGGGCGGCTGCGCGATGATCGGCCAGACGATGATCAACGTGAAGGCGTCGGGCGCCCGCACCCGGATCTCGACGTTCCTGGCGGGGGCGTTCCTGCTCGTGCTCGTCGTCGGGCTGGGCGACGTCGTGGGGACGATCCCGATGGCGGCGCTCGTGGCGGTGATGGTGATGGTGTCCGTCGCGACGTTCGACTGGCACTCGGTGCGGCCGTCGACGCTGCGCCGCATGCCCCGCAGCGAGACGGCGGTCATGCTGGTGACCGTCGCGGTGGTGGTGGCGACGCACAACCTGGCCTACGGCGTGGTGGCGGGGGTCCTCACGGCGACGCTGCTGTTCGCCCGCCGGGTCGCCCACCTGACGACGGTCACCCGGCTCGAGGCCCCGGACGCCGACGGCGCGCGGGTGTACGCGGTGGCGGGGGAGCTGTTCTTCGCGTCGTCGAACGACCTCGTCTACCAGTTCGACTACGACGGGGACCCGGACCGCGTGGTCGTCGACCTGTCGCGTGCGTACGTCTGGGACGCGTCCACCGTCGCCGCGCTCGACGCGATCGTGACGAAGTACGGCCGGAAGGGGAAGTCCGTGCGGATCGTCGGGCTCGACGAGGACAGCGCGCGCCGGCACAGCCGCCTGGCCGGGAGGCTCGGCAGCCACTGA
- a CDS encoding metalloregulator ArsR/SmtB family transcription factor: MALDLLPVAPSPAARAGACCTPVTGATMDAEDAERTARTLKALADPARLRLLSILAAHEGGEACVCDLTEPVGLSQPTVSHHLKVLTEAGFVTREKRGVWAYYTLVPEAVADLGSHLGAHLGRATR; encoded by the coding sequence ATGGCCCTGGACCTGCTCCCCGTCGCTCCGAGCCCCGCGGCCCGGGCGGGCGCGTGCTGCACCCCGGTCACCGGCGCGACGATGGACGCCGAGGACGCCGAGCGCACCGCGCGCACCCTCAAGGCGCTCGCCGACCCGGCGCGCCTGCGCCTGCTGTCGATCCTCGCCGCGCACGAGGGCGGCGAGGCGTGCGTCTGCGACCTCACCGAGCCCGTCGGGCTCTCGCAGCCGACGGTGTCGCACCACCTGAAGGTGCTCACCGAGGCGGGCTTCGTCACCCGCGAGAAGCGCGGCGTCTGGGCGTACTACACGCTGGTGCCCGAGGCGGTCGCCGACCTCGGCAGCCACCTCGGCGCGCACCTGGGCCGCGCCACCCGCTGA
- the arsM gene encoding arsenite methyltransferase, whose protein sequence is MTQDIREQVRARYALAAVQGSGDAGCCGGGATDAVGGCGPQDLVIDDRFGSALYAAEDADAVPPEALAASLGCGNPLVVAELREGERVLDLGSGGGIDVLLSARRVGPTGFAYGVDMTDEMLALARANAERAGATNVEFRRGTIEDLPLDDATVDVVISNCVVNLSPDKPAVLAEAFRVLVPGGRVGISDVVAEDRLTPGERAERGSYVGCIAGALSRTEYLRGLAAAGFVDAEVTFTHPVADGMHGAVVRARKPEQPEES, encoded by the coding sequence ATGACGCAGGACATCCGGGAGCAGGTGCGGGCGAGGTACGCGCTCGCGGCGGTGCAGGGCAGCGGGGACGCCGGCTGCTGCGGCGGGGGCGCGACGGACGCGGTCGGGGGCTGCGGGCCCCAGGACCTCGTCATCGACGACAGGTTCGGGTCGGCGCTCTACGCCGCCGAGGACGCCGACGCGGTGCCGCCGGAGGCGCTCGCGGCCTCGCTCGGCTGCGGGAACCCGCTGGTGGTGGCCGAGCTGCGCGAGGGCGAGCGGGTGCTGGACCTCGGGTCCGGCGGCGGCATCGACGTGCTGCTCTCCGCCCGGCGCGTCGGCCCCACGGGCTTCGCCTACGGGGTCGACATGACCGACGAGATGCTCGCACTGGCGCGCGCGAACGCCGAGCGGGCCGGGGCGACGAACGTCGAGTTCCGCCGCGGCACGATCGAGGACCTGCCTCTCGACGACGCGACGGTCGACGTCGTCATCTCGAACTGCGTGGTCAACCTGTCGCCCGACAAGCCCGCAGTGCTGGCCGAGGCGTTCCGCGTGCTCGTACCCGGTGGGCGGGTCGGCATCTCCGACGTCGTCGCCGAGGACCGCCTCACGCCCGGGGAGCGCGCCGAGCGCGGGTCGTACGTCGGCTGCATCGCCGGTGCCCTGTCGCGCACGGAGTACCTGCGCGGCCTGGCGGCGGCGGGCTTCGTCGACGCCGAGGTCACGTTCACGCACCCGGTGGCGGACGGCATGCACGGTGCCGTGGTGCGTGCCCGCAAGCCCGAGCAGCCCGAGGAGTCGTGA
- a CDS encoding helix-turn-helix transcriptional regulator produces the protein MSLLSAVGDPVRWSVLERLADGPRCVCDLRAHVPVAPNLLSYHLKVLRDARLVTTSRRGRWVDYTLAEDAHERLVAALPTVGRVSLQEVS, from the coding sequence GTGAGCCTGCTCTCGGCGGTCGGGGACCCGGTGCGCTGGTCCGTGCTGGAGCGGCTCGCCGACGGCCCCCGCTGCGTGTGCGACCTGCGCGCGCACGTCCCCGTGGCCCCGAACCTGCTGAGCTACCACCTCAAGGTCCTGCGGGACGCCCGCCTCGTGACCACGTCACGGCGGGGCCGCTGGGTGGACTACACCCTGGCGGAGGACGCGCACGAGCGGCTCGTCGCCGCGCTCCCGACCGTGGGCCGGGTGTCGCTCCAGGAGGTCTCGTGA
- a CDS encoding permease → MTVSPVRGLRAHPAARRWVLGLGAAVAWVVAYRSNAALWDWLVLDVGGLDPASRWGSGVHFFFYDSVKILLLLVAIVFVVTVARSFMSVERTRALLGGRREGLGNVAAAGLGVVTPFCSCSAVPAFIGFVSAGVPIGVTMSFLIASPMVNEVAIALLLGLFGPGATALYVGAGLVVAVAGGLVLGRVHAERWVEPFVFETRLRGQVVTATADLSWDDRLRMGWEEAVGILRRIWPYLLVGIGVGAVIHGWAPEDFFARYAGPGNPWAVPLAVVVGIPLYSNAAGILPLVEALHDKGLPMGTLLAFMMAVVALSLPEMILLRRVLRPPLIAVFVAVVGAGIVLVGYLFNAVLA, encoded by the coding sequence GTGACCGTCTCGCCGGTGCGCGGGCTGCGAGCCCACCCCGCGGCGCGGCGCTGGGTGCTCGGGCTCGGCGCGGCGGTGGCCTGGGTCGTCGCGTACCGGTCCAACGCCGCCCTGTGGGACTGGCTCGTGCTCGACGTCGGCGGCCTCGACCCGGCGTCCCGTTGGGGCTCGGGCGTCCACTTCTTCTTCTACGACTCGGTCAAGATCCTGCTGCTGCTGGTCGCGATCGTCTTCGTGGTGACCGTCGCGCGGTCGTTCATGTCGGTGGAACGCACCCGGGCGCTGCTCGGGGGTCGGCGGGAGGGGCTGGGCAACGTCGCGGCGGCCGGGCTCGGCGTCGTGACGCCGTTCTGCTCGTGCTCCGCGGTGCCCGCCTTCATCGGCTTCGTGTCCGCGGGCGTGCCCATCGGCGTGACGATGAGCTTCCTCATCGCGTCCCCGATGGTGAACGAGGTGGCCATCGCGCTGCTGCTCGGGCTGTTCGGCCCCGGGGCGACGGCGCTCTACGTCGGTGCCGGCCTGGTGGTCGCGGTGGCCGGCGGGCTGGTCCTCGGGCGGGTGCACGCGGAGCGCTGGGTGGAGCCGTTCGTGTTCGAGACGCGGCTGCGTGGCCAGGTGGTCACGGCGACGGCGGACCTGTCCTGGGACGACCGCCTCCGGATGGGGTGGGAGGAGGCGGTCGGCATCCTGCGGCGCATCTGGCCGTACCTGCTGGTCGGGATCGGCGTCGGGGCGGTGATCCACGGCTGGGCGCCGGAGGACTTCTTCGCGCGCTACGCCGGGCCCGGCAACCCGTGGGCGGTGCCGCTCGCCGTCGTCGTGGGGATCCCGCTGTACTCCAACGCCGCCGGCATCCTGCCCCTCGTCGAGGCCCTGCACGACAAGGGGCTGCCGATGGGCACGCTCCTGGCCTTCATGATGGCGGTCGTCGCGCTGTCGCTGCCCGAGATGATCCTGCTCCGCCGCGTGCTCCGGCCGCCGCTGATCGCCGTCTTCGTCGCTGTGGTCGGCGCGGGGATCGTCCTCGTCGGGTACCTGTTCAACGCCGTCCTGGCGTGA
- a CDS encoding thioredoxin family protein: MLIKILGPGCANCAALERVTRDALAQLGVDAEVVKVTGYAEIAAYGIMSTPGLVVDEQVLVAGRVPTTARVTELLAAHLAS, encoded by the coding sequence ATGCTGATCAAGATCCTCGGCCCCGGGTGCGCGAACTGCGCCGCGCTCGAGCGGGTCACCCGCGACGCGCTCGCGCAGCTCGGGGTGGACGCCGAGGTCGTCAAGGTGACCGGCTACGCGGAGATCGCCGCCTACGGGATCATGAGCACCCCCGGGCTCGTCGTCGACGAGCAGGTGCTCGTCGCCGGTCGCGTGCCGACGACGGCGCGCGTCACGGAGCTGCTCGCCGCCCACCTCGCGTCGTGA
- a CDS encoding FAD-dependent oxidoreductase produces the protein MHLVVVGGSDAGISAALRARELDPLAEVTVVVADAYPNYSICGIPYHVSGDVPDWRDLAHRTREQLEAAGIRLLLDTVATRIDVDGRRVQVLDPSGGERWLDHDALVVGTGAVPVRPPVDGLDELGAADGVHLLHTMGDALALTGALDGATVRSALIVGAGYVGVEMAEGLTARGIRVTQVEALPEVLPTVDPELGALVRAELARHGVDVRTATTVTRVERATGDGARLRVSATGPQGGTAWEVDLVLVVVGVRPDTGLLVEAGAATGPRGAVLVGPDMSTGLPQVWAAGDCVTTHHRLLGTAYLPLGTTAHKQGRVAGENAVGGRARFAGVVGTQVVKVFDLVAARTGLREHEAAAAGFRPATSASTPDDHKRYYPGAAPVHIRVTGDVSTGRLLGAQLVGALTTQTAKRVDTVATALFHEMDVAALADLDLAYTPPLGSPWDAVQVAAQEWVAEHGRGPEHERGPEHGRGPEHEPAARGTVTP, from the coding sequence ATGCACCTGGTCGTCGTCGGCGGCTCGGACGCCGGGATCAGCGCGGCACTGCGTGCGCGCGAGCTCGACCCGCTGGCGGAGGTGACCGTCGTGGTGGCCGACGCCTACCCGAACTACTCGATCTGCGGGATCCCGTACCACGTCTCCGGGGACGTGCCGGACTGGCGGGACCTCGCGCACCGCACGCGTGAGCAGCTCGAGGCCGCCGGGATCCGCCTGCTGCTGGACACCGTGGCCACCCGCATCGACGTCGACGGGCGACGGGTGCAGGTGCTCGACCCGTCCGGCGGCGAGCGGTGGCTGGACCACGACGCCCTCGTCGTCGGGACGGGCGCGGTCCCCGTCCGCCCGCCGGTGGACGGCCTCGACGAGCTCGGCGCCGCCGACGGGGTGCACCTGCTGCACACGATGGGCGACGCGCTCGCGCTGACCGGTGCGCTCGACGGTGCGACGGTGCGTTCGGCGCTGATCGTCGGCGCCGGGTACGTGGGGGTGGAGATGGCCGAGGGGCTGACCGCCCGCGGCATCCGCGTCACCCAGGTCGAGGCGCTGCCCGAGGTGCTGCCGACGGTCGACCCCGAGCTCGGCGCCCTCGTCCGGGCCGAGCTGGCCCGTCACGGCGTCGACGTCCGCACCGCCACCACCGTCACCCGCGTGGAGCGGGCGACGGGCGACGGCGCACGGCTGCGCGTGTCGGCGACAGGGCCGCAGGGCGGCACGGCCTGGGAGGTGGACCTGGTGCTCGTGGTGGTCGGCGTCCGGCCCGACACCGGCCTGCTGGTCGAGGCCGGCGCCGCGACCGGGCCCCGCGGCGCCGTGCTCGTCGGACCGGACATGTCGACGGGCCTGCCGCAGGTGTGGGCGGCGGGCGACTGCGTGACCACCCACCACCGCCTGCTCGGCACCGCGTACCTGCCGCTGGGCACCACGGCGCACAAGCAGGGGCGGGTCGCCGGGGAGAACGCCGTCGGCGGTCGGGCGCGGTTCGCCGGCGTCGTGGGCACGCAGGTGGTGAAGGTGTTCGACCTGGTCGCCGCCCGGACCGGCCTGCGGGAGCACGAGGCGGCGGCCGCCGGATTCCGGCCCGCGACGTCGGCCAGCACGCCGGACGACCACAAGCGGTACTACCCCGGGGCCGCGCCGGTGCACATCCGGGTCACGGGCGACGTGAGCACGGGCCGCCTGCTCGGCGCCCAGCTGGTCGGGGCGCTCACGACGCAGACCGCGAAGCGGGTGGACACCGTCGCCACCGCCCTGTTCCACGAGATGGACGTCGCGGCGCTGGCCGACCTCGACCTCGCCTACACGCCCCCGCTCGGCTCGCCCTGGGACGCGGTGCAGGTCGCGGCCCAGGAGTGGGTCGCCGAGCACGGGCGGGGCCCGGAGCACGAGCGGGGCCCGGAGCACGGGCGGGGCCCGGAGCACGAGCCGGCCGCGCGCGGGACCGTCACGCCGTAG
- a CDS encoding PstS family phosphate ABC transporter substrate-binding protein produces the protein MSIPRQLPAAAAGAAALVLALTACGGQQSGSASESSGSAGGLSGEVVIDGSSTVEPLSSAAATLYRDEQPGVNVTVATSGTGGGFKRFCAGETDISDASRPIKDEEIEACADAGIEYTEIVVANDGLSVVVNPENDWVDCLTVEQLATIWGPESEGEITSWQQVDASFPDEPLELYGAGTDSGTFDYFTEAINGEEGAIRADYSPSEDDNLTVQGVTGAVGGTGFFGLSYAEEYADQVTLVGVDGGDGCVVPSTETVQDGTYVPLGRPLFIYVNNAKYTENEALRDFVDFYVENSEQAASDALFVPLTDEQRQTAQDELAALVG, from the coding sequence GTGTCCATCCCGCGCCAGCTCCCTGCCGCCGCCGCCGGTGCCGCGGCCCTCGTGCTCGCGCTGACCGCGTGCGGCGGCCAGCAGTCCGGCTCCGCCTCCGAGTCGTCCGGCTCGGCAGGCGGCCTGAGCGGTGAGGTCGTCATCGACGGCTCGTCCACCGTCGAGCCGTTGAGCTCGGCCGCCGCCACCCTCTACCGCGACGAGCAGCCGGGCGTGAACGTCACCGTCGCGACCTCGGGCACGGGCGGCGGGTTCAAGCGCTTCTGCGCCGGCGAGACCGACATCTCCGACGCCTCCCGCCCGATCAAGGACGAGGAGATCGAGGCGTGCGCCGACGCCGGCATCGAGTACACCGAGATCGTCGTGGCGAACGACGGCCTGTCGGTCGTCGTCAACCCGGAGAACGACTGGGTGGACTGTCTGACGGTCGAGCAGCTGGCCACGATCTGGGGGCCGGAGTCCGAGGGCGAGATCACCTCGTGGCAGCAGGTGGACGCGTCCTTCCCGGACGAGCCGCTGGAGCTCTACGGCGCCGGCACCGACTCGGGCACCTTCGACTACTTCACCGAGGCCATCAACGGCGAGGAGGGTGCGATCCGCGCCGACTACTCCCCGTCGGAGGACGACAACCTCACGGTGCAGGGCGTCACCGGTGCCGTCGGGGGCACCGGCTTCTTCGGCCTGTCCTACGCCGAGGAGTACGCCGACCAGGTCACGCTCGTCGGTGTCGACGGCGGGGACGGCTGTGTGGTCCCGTCCACCGAGACCGTGCAGGACGGCACCTACGTGCCGCTCGGCCGTCCGCTGTTCATCTACGTGAACAACGCCAAGTACACCGAGAACGAGGCCCTGCGCGACTTCGTGGACTTCTACGTCGAGAACAGCGAGCAGGCCGCCTCGGACGCCCTGTTCGTCCCGCTGACCGACGAGCAGCGTCAGACCGCCCAGGACGAGCTGGCCGCGCTGGTCGGCTGA